GACCGCGCTCATGCAACTCCGGCCCGAGCCAACGAGGCCCATCCAACCGTCTACCCCTCACCTGTTGCACAGCAATCACACAGCCAATTCGCTAATCCGGCGGCAATCAAAAGTTCCCAGTACAATAGAGGCGGCATTCAGTCATTGGCAACAATTGGCAATACACGATCGATCCCTATGAGCAAAGGCACTCTCTTCGACAAAGTTTGGGAACTCCATACTGTGGGTATCCTGCCCTCCGGCCAAACCCAATTGTTTATTGGGCTACACCTGATCCACGAGGTCACCAGCCCCCAAGCCTTTGCCATGCTGCGCGATCGCGGCCTGAAAGTGCTCTTTCCCCAACGCACGCTCGCCACGGTCGATCACATCGTCCCTACCGACAACCAGGCCCGTCCCTTCGCCGACGACTTGGCCGAAGAAATGATGCAGGCCCTGGAACAGAACTGCCAGGCGCATGGGATTACGTTTTATAACATCGGTTCTGGCAACCAGGGGATTGTCCATGTGATTGCACCTGAATTAGGCTTGACCCAACCGGGGATGACGATCGCCTGCGGGGATAGTCACACCTCCACCCACGGGGCCTTTGGCGCGATCGCCTTTGGCATTGGCACCAGCCAAGTTCGAGATGTCCTGGCTTCCCAAACCCTGGCCCTAAGTAAACTCAAGGTACGGCGCATCGAAGTTAACGGCACCCTGAAACCAGGGGTCTACGCTAAAGATGTGATTTTGCACATCATCCGCAAGTTGGGGGTCAAGGGTGGCGTGGGCTACGCCTATGAGTTTGCCGGGATCACGTTTGAGCAGATGAGCATGGAAGAACGCATGACCGTCTGCAACATGGCGATCGAAGGCGGTGCCCGCTGCGGCTACGTGAACCCCGATCAGGTGACTTTTGAGTATCTCAAGGATCGAGATTTTGCCCCCAAAGGAGCCGACTGGGACAAGGCCGTCGCCTGGTGGCAACAGATTGCCAGTGATGTGGATGCCGAATACGATGATATTGTCGTCATCGACGCTGCCGCGATTCCTCCCACCGTCACCTGGGGCATTACCCCCGGCCAGGGGATTGGCGTGGATGAGTGTGTCCCTACCCCCGCAGAGTTGCCAGAATCCGAACGGGCGATCGCCGAAGAAGCCTATCAATACATGGACTTGACCCCTGGCAAGCCCATCCAGGGTACCCCCGTCGATGTTTGTTTTATCGGCAGTTGCACCAACGGTCGCCTCAGTGATCTGCGGGAAGCTGCCCGATTCGCCAAAGGCCGCCAAGTGGCTCCAGGGGTGAAGGCATTCGTTGTCCCGGGGTCCGAGCGAGTCAAGCGGGAAGCCGAGGCCGAAGGCTTAGACCAAATTTTTCAGGCAGCAGGCTTTGAGTGGCGGGAACCGGGCTGCTCCATGTGCCTCGCCATGAACCCCGATAAACTCCAGGGACGGCAACTGAGTGCCTCCTCCTCCAACCGCAACTTTAAGGGCCGCCAGGGATCAGCCGCTGGTCGCACTTTGCTCATGAGTCCAGCCATGGTGGTGGCTGCTGCGGTAACGGGTAAGGTAACGGATGTACGCACACTCCTTTAATGCCATACATCCTGCCTTCAGAGACTTGGGAAAGGCTATATTGCCGGACAGAATCAGGTTCCTGCTGTGCCGGCTCCATAAAAAATAAAAAACGCTCTCTGCATCGCGTTAGCAGAGAGCAGTCAAGGGATAGAGAAATCGAGGTTAGGCTTTTCTATATCGACAGAGGAAAATCGGAGAGTTTCAAGTAAATAATGATATTCTATAATAGACTATAAAAGTCTACCATCAAGCGTCAAGGATAGTCCAATGGCAGAGTGTTGCGTCAAGTGTGGTCACCCGCATGTGGTCAAGAATGGCTTCGTAGCTGGACGCCAACGCTTCAAGTGTAAGTCCTGTCACTACCAGTTCACAACTGAGAAGCTAGAGCGAGGTAAACCCCTATGGATGAAGTTAGAAGCGGTTCTACTCTATATTAGTGGTCTGTCCCTGAATGCCATTGCTGAGAACTTGGATGTATCGGCTCAGGCGGTGTTGAACTGGGTTCGCGACTTTGCTAGGGCCAATATTGAGAAGCCGGAACCGGGCAAAGTGGTTGTCGTGGAGTTAGATGAGTTCTGGCATTTCGTCGAGTCAAAAAAAACCGAATATGGATCTGGAAAGCGTATGACCGTGATCATGGGCAACTTATTGACTGGGAATTGGGAAATCGTGATTGTGAGACTGTAGAGAGACTGCTGGAACGCTTAGCACAGTGGCAAGTTACGGTTTACTGCACCGATGGTTGGCAGGGCTTTGAATCCCTGCTGGACGAGCATCCGGATGCTTATCATGTCGCAACTAAGACTGAAACGAAGGCGATCGAACGGAACAACTCAGATCACCGTCATTGGTTTGCTCGCTTTAAGCGGAAAAGCAAGGTTGTCTCCAAAAGTCTGGAAATGGTCGATCTGACAATGGCACTATTTGCAAAGTTTCGCGTCAATGGCAATATTGAGTTACTGCGAAATTGGAAGCTATCATTACTTGCTTGAAACTCTCGAAAATCGGTATCTTCAGTATCTTATGAATCAGGGCCGTCAAAAGCAGTGGCATCAACAGGCAAGGCTCAGTTGCTCAGACTGTTTCATCACGGTCGTTAATTCGGCCACTAATTCTTGACTGTCCCGATCGCGGCTGGCGGCGATGTCAGCATCCACTTCCGCTTCCGCCTCATCCTGGATGGCTAAACTACTACAGGCAATCGTATCCGATAGAATCGCACTGGCCATCATACCCGTATGAATCTCTAGTAAAGCAGTGGGTAAGGCTTCAAAAATAAGCCGTTGTCCCGGAAAGACAACCCGCTCAAAATACCAGTTCGGAATGTTCGTAATTCGAGCAACCTGGATCTTACTGGTCGCGTTGACATAGCAGCAAACTACTGGATTCGTGCTATCGGGGGGGAGAGGATCAAGAATTTGAGCCATAGCTTTTGTGGTTGAGTCTGGGGGTTAGTGTGAGTGTTCAGCAAACCGTATCTTGAGGGTTCATAGCCTTAAGCTAACATCCAGTTATGCTGAGTGGCTGTAAACGCGACTACCATCCGGCAACAATCTGCCAAGATTCTTACAAAATCCTGGGTCAACGCCGATCACCAACCATCATGAACCTCATTCAGAAGGATGCAGAAACGGTAATGGTATTCCCATATACCTTTTAGCTAAAGGCATTTTAGGCTGGGCATGGGAAATTAATTTTCCGGACTACACCGAGGGTGGTACCCAGATGTCCGAGTTTAATGATATCCTATTATGTAAAATTTTGTGAAGGAATCGTTGCGTAAGCTGAGTATGGCAAGCGGCTGGGCCAACCCTCTGCGGTGCTTCAGAGAGCGATCGCAGGCACAGGTTAACGTCTCCTCATGCCATAATTAAGGCAATCTTAAAGATTCTTTTAGAATACATAACGCTTATCAAAAAACTACTGCTGATTGCCATCGACTAATTTCTGGTCCTGAATTGATTGAGTAGAAGTCACCCATGCACGATCGTATTCTTTATGTCCGGCTTCCCTGTAACCCGATTTTCCCAATCGGGGTTGTTTATCTGGCCGACCATATCCACAAACAATTCCCGGCAGTGAGCCAACGTATTTTTGATTTGGGAGCCGTGCCGCCCTTAGATTACGGCCCTGCCCTTGATCGCTGCATTGATGCATTCCAACCCTCGCTGCTGGTGTTTTCTTGGCGTGATATCCAGATCTATGCGCCTGTGGGCGGGCGGGGCGGCAATCCGCTGCAATATGCCTTTGAGTTTTACTATGCCCGCCATCCTCTGGTAAGGCTACGGGGTGCCCTGGGTGGGTTGCGTTTAGCAGCATCCTACTACACGGAACTCTGGCGGAATCTGGGGTTAATCCGGCGGGGACTGGCGCGATCGCGGCGGTATTGCCCCACTGCACGGGTGGTGGTGGGCGGCGGCGCCGTTAGTGTGTTCTATGAGCAGTTAGGGCGGGGTCTGCCCCAGGGGACGATCGTCTCGGTGGGGGAGGGTGAGATCTTGTTGGAGAAGGTGTTACGGCAAGAATCCCTGGCCCAGGAGCGGTGTTACATCGTGGGCGAAACTCGCCCCCGCGATCGCCTCATCCACGAAGCTCCGGCCCCCGTTGAAAAGGCTGCGTGCGACTACGACTATATTGAGACGATCTGGCCAGAGTTTGAATACTATCTCCAGACCCAGGACTTTTATATTGGCGTGCAGACGAAGCGCGGTTGCCCCCACAACTGTTGCTATTGCGTCTACACGGTCATTGAGGGTAAGCAGGTGCGGATTAACCCGGCAGATGAGGTGGTGGCGGAAATGCGCCAACTCTACGATCGCGGGGTCCGCAACTTCTGGTTCACCGATGCCCAGTTTATCCCCGCCCGCAAATATATCGACGATGCCGTGGAACTCCTGCAAAAGATTCTGGCATCGGGCATGACCGATATCCATTGGGCTGCCTATATTCGGGCCGACAATCTCACGCCGGCCTTGTGTGACCTGATGGTGAAAACCGGCATGAACTATTTTGAGATCGGTATCACCAGTGGGTCCCAAGAATTAGTCCGGAAGATGCGTATGGGCTACAACCTGCGCACTGTTTTGGAAAACTGCCGTGACCTCAAAGCCGCTGGATTTAACGATCTGGTATCCGTGAACTATTCCTTTAACGTCATCGACGAGCGTCCGGAAACCATTCGCCAGACGATCGCCTATCACCGGGAACTTGAACGGATCTTTGGGGCTGATAAGGTCGAACCAGCGATCTTCTTCATTGGCCTGCAACCCCACACCCATCTGGAGGACTACGCCTTCGAGCAGGGCATTCTCAAGCGGGGCTATGATCCCATGAGCCTGATGCCCTGGACGGCCAAAAAACTGCTTTGGAATCCGGAACCGTTAGGGTCCTTCTTTGGCGAAGTGTGCCTACAGGCTTGGGAACGCAATCCCCATGACTTTGGCCGTGAAGTGATGGCGATTCTAGAGGAACGCCTCGGTTGCGCCGACCTAGAGGAAGCCCTACGGGCACCGATCGCACCTTTAACCACCGCTCCCACCCCACCTCTGGCTCCAATGCCTTCCCTATCCAATACTTGATGACACAGATAGTCATTGCCATTTAGGCTGAAACAGTTCCCTCACCCCCAACCCCTCTCCCAGAGCGGGAGAGGGAAGTGACAAATTACCTGGGCATATTGCCTGGAGAAGGAGCCTACTTGGCGTCAGGACTTAGCTCAGGAACCGGTCTTCCTTCTGTAGAACGTTCTATGGAAACGGCAAGTTCATAGTTCCCATCGTGGCAGTGAAGTATCGTGCGATTCCGACCCTGTTGCTTAGCTTGATAGAGTGACTGATCCGCTGCCTCGATCAAGACTGTGGGTGGCGTCGTAGAGGTGGGTATCCAACAGGCTCCTCCCACACTAATCGTGACGAGGGGACTGACGAGGGAGGCCGCATGGGCTAGACCTAAGGCCTGCACCTGCTGATGGATACGTTGGGCGACAGTCTGTACACCGGCATAAGGGGTATTCGGTAAAATAATGGCAAATTCTTCCCCGCCATAGCGGGCCACTAAGTCGCTTGAGCGTTGTACACAGGTTTGTAAGGTGTGCGCAATCGTTTTCAGACACTCATCACCGGCTAGATGACCATAATGATCATTATAGAGCTTAAAGTAATCCACATCGCATAGGAGTAAAGATAGCCATTGTTGCTCACGAATAGCGCGATGCCACTCTCTCTCTAGAATGTCGTCAAAGTGCCTGCGGTTAGCGATCTGCGTAAGTCCATCTAGACAAGCCAGTTTTTCTAACTCTCTAGTATTTTTTTCAAGTTGTTGATAAAGTTCTGTTAACAAGTTGGCCGTAAAATTACTCACAGCCAGTTGCGCTAATAACAGATCGTGGAAATCAATAATACGATATTCATTAGGCTCAATTTCAGCAATAATAGGGTCATATAAACCAGATAGAGAGCGGTGAATGGCAGTTTCTGCAGCATCCGTAATTAAGGTTTTACTAGGAAAAATCAAAAGATCTATTTTGATATATTCATAAAGACAATGGATCGGTCGATTTAAGAATAACTCCAAACTGTAAGGACGGCTCATCTTCTCCATGAAACGAATGCGAGAAATGAGACCGACTAATTGTCTTTTGTATATCAAAAGGACGCCAGGTAATTTTTCTTCTTTTTTAAAACGTCTCATGATATACAAACCAGGATCTGTGGGGCTAGCAATTGCATCGTATAGCGTTAGATCTTCTAATCGAGAAGAACGGTCAAAGGGTAGCGATGGGAAATCCGATTCCATAATGAAAAGCCGAGAACTTGCCTAGGCCGAAAGTGACTGCTGACGAGTATCTAGGACGCTTGTGTCTCAATTACCTGAAATTGTTGTCTGGTAAGCATCTCAGAGAACTATCCCCTGATCGACCAACCAACACTCGAAGCAGCTTCGCCCCATCCCCTCGCCCCGCGCGGGCGAGGTGCTCATGGAGCCAAGTTTTGCGGTTCGAGTCCCTTTACCCCTTGTGGGCGAAGGGATTTAGGGATAAGGGGAAGATTTGTCAGGTAAACAGGCGCTATTCCCCTCTGAGGGAATAGCGGCTAGTCAACGGTGGCTCCCCGCACCCTAGCTTTTAGCTTAAGGCCTGGAGGTTAAGGCCCGGAAAAAATCGCTGCCTCAATATCTTGACGGCTGAGGGAATATTTAAAGGAGCGTTGAATGTCCTGCTGATCTTCCCCGGCTCCGTGGTAGCGCACCGTAATTTGTTCGATGTCGAGCCAGAGGGTAGCGGCCCAATCACGACCTTTAATTTCCCAACAGTGAGGTTCCTGGGGATCTTGTTCACACCCCTGGGCGATTAGCCAGCGTTCAATTTCTGGAAGGGGATGATTATAGAGGGGGGTATTGGGGGGGGGAAGGGACATAAGCAGGGCTAAAGTAACTAGATCTGAAGGGGGGGTTGAGGGATCATCGTATACCCGGAACGCGAAAATTCTCCTTAACCGCTATCACTTGCATGAGAGACAGTCATCCTCGCATTATGGGCATCATCAGGGCAGCGAGGGTCGTTTCGCGGGTTAGGGCAATCACGATCGCTAGAGCTATACAGCCCCCAAAGGTGAGCAGCAAGATAAACAAGACAAAGACTTCGCCAGGGGATAGGGGACGATCGCTCGGATCAAGATAGGCTGAGGAGGGAACGGGGGGTGGGGAATGGGGGGGACGGTGGAACTCGCGGTGGGAGGAGGGACGCACGATTGCTAGCCGTGCATACCCAATTTTCAGGTCATACTGGTAGCGACGTTCCGGTTGGCTTAGGGTAGCGTAGGCTTCATTGAGTTCTTTAAACTTCTCGGTGGCGATCGCGGCGGGCAATTCAGTTGTATCGGGATGGTACTGGCGACTCAGCCGTCGGTAGGCATTGCGGATTTGTTGGACCGATGCCGATGGATGAAGGCCCAGGCGATCGTAATAACTCCCCCGCAGCAGGACGGGGCGATGGGATGAGAAGGCACGCGGGCCTGCTTGTGGTTGGGTCACGGCGAATCCCCCTCAGGCGTTTGATCGCATTGATGTTTATTGTATCGAA
This DNA window, taken from Trichothermofontia sichuanensis B231, encodes the following:
- the leuC gene encoding 3-isopropylmalate dehydratase large subunit is translated as MSKGTLFDKVWELHTVGILPSGQTQLFIGLHLIHEVTSPQAFAMLRDRGLKVLFPQRTLATVDHIVPTDNQARPFADDLAEEMMQALEQNCQAHGITFYNIGSGNQGIVHVIAPELGLTQPGMTIACGDSHTSTHGAFGAIAFGIGTSQVRDVLASQTLALSKLKVRRIEVNGTLKPGVYAKDVILHIIRKLGVKGGVGYAYEFAGITFEQMSMEERMTVCNMAIEGGARCGYVNPDQVTFEYLKDRDFAPKGADWDKAVAWWQQIASDVDAEYDDIVVIDAAAIPPTVTWGITPGQGIGVDECVPTPAELPESERAIAEEAYQYMDLTPGKPIQGTPVDVCFIGSCTNGRLSDLREAARFAKGRQVAPGVKAFVVPGSERVKREAEAEGLDQIFQAAGFEWREPGCSMCLAMNPDKLQGRQLSASSSNRNFKGRQGSAAGRTLLMSPAMVVAAAVTGKVTDVRTLL
- a CDS encoding IS1 family transposase (programmed frameshift), coding for MAECCVKCGHPHVVKNGFVAGRQRFKCKSCHYQFTTEKLERGKPLWMKLEAVLLYISGLSLNAIAENLDVSAQAVLNWVRDFARANIEKPEPGKVVVVELDEFWHFVEFKKNRIWIWKAYDRDHGQLIDWELGNRDCETVERLLERLAQWQVTVYCTDGWQGFESLLDEHPDAYHVATKTETKAIERNNSDHRHWFARFKRKSKVVSKSLEMVDLTMALFAKFRVNGNIELLRNWKLSLLA
- a CDS encoding DUF1830 domain-containing protein; protein product: MAQILDPLPPDSTNPVVCCYVNATSKIQVARITNIPNWYFERVVFPGQRLIFEALPTALLEIHTGMMASAILSDTIACSSLAIQDEAEAEVDADIAASRDRDSQELVAELTTVMKQSEQLSLAC
- a CDS encoding photosystem II high light acclimation radical SAM protein, which translates into the protein MHDRILYVRLPCNPIFPIGVVYLADHIHKQFPAVSQRIFDLGAVPPLDYGPALDRCIDAFQPSLLVFSWRDIQIYAPVGGRGGNPLQYAFEFYYARHPLVRLRGALGGLRLAASYYTELWRNLGLIRRGLARSRRYCPTARVVVGGGAVSVFYEQLGRGLPQGTIVSVGEGEILLEKVLRQESLAQERCYIVGETRPRDRLIHEAPAPVEKAACDYDYIETIWPEFEYYLQTQDFYIGVQTKRGCPHNCCYCVYTVIEGKQVRINPADEVVAEMRQLYDRGVRNFWFTDAQFIPARKYIDDAVELLQKILASGMTDIHWAAYIRADNLTPALCDLMVKTGMNYFEIGITSGSQELVRKMRMGYNLRTVLENCRDLKAAGFNDLVSVNYSFNVIDERPETIRQTIAYHRELERIFGADKVEPAIFFIGLQPHTHLEDYAFEQGILKRGYDPMSLMPWTAKKLLWNPEPLGSFFGEVCLQAWERNPHDFGREVMAILEERLGCADLEEALRAPIAPLTTAPTPPLAPMPSLSNT
- a CDS encoding GGDEF domain-containing protein: MESDFPSLPFDRSSRLEDLTLYDAIASPTDPGLYIMRRFKKEEKLPGVLLIYKRQLVGLISRIRFMEKMSRPYSLELFLNRPIHCLYEYIKIDLLIFPSKTLITDAAETAIHRSLSGLYDPIIAEIEPNEYRIIDFHDLLLAQLAVSNFTANLLTELYQQLEKNTRELEKLACLDGLTQIANRRHFDDILEREWHRAIREQQWLSLLLCDVDYFKLYNDHYGHLAGDECLKTIAHTLQTCVQRSSDLVARYGGEEFAIILPNTPYAGVQTVAQRIHQQVQALGLAHAASLVSPLVTISVGGACWIPTSTTPPTVLIEAADQSLYQAKQQGRNRTILHCHDGNYELAVSIERSTEGRPVPELSPDAK
- a CDS encoding DUF3143 domain-containing protein, translating into MSLPPPNTPLYNHPLPEIERWLIAQGCEQDPQEPHCWEIKGRDWAATLWLDIEQITVRYHGAGEDQQDIQRSFKYSLSRQDIEAAIFSGP
- a CDS encoding J domain-containing protein, with protein sequence MTQPQAGPRAFSSHRPVLLRGSYYDRLGLHPSASVQQIRNAYRRLSRQYHPDTTELPAAIATEKFKELNEAYATLSQPERRYQYDLKIGYARLAIVRPSSHREFHRPPHSPPPVPSSAYLDPSDRPLSPGEVFVLFILLLTFGGCIALAIVIALTRETTLAALMMPIMRG